The following are encoded together in the Macadamia integrifolia cultivar HAES 741 chromosome 10, SCU_Mint_v3, whole genome shotgun sequence genome:
- the LOC122090475 gene encoding cyanidin 3-O-galactoside 2''-O-xylosyltransferase FGGT1-like produces the protein MDQMGTKSKSSSPFHIAMYPWFAFGHLGPFIQLSNKLAERGHKISFFLPTTALPKLQSFNLHPNLIQFFPLKVPHVEGLPPGAETTADVPFNLQPLIMTAMDLTEPELKSTLHDLKPDMIFFDFTYWVPSMASQLDIKSVLYCCTSAATIAYLLAPASSKQDDGGELSSEDLMHPPPDFPPSSSMKLHLHEARVLSFITYREYGCGVSFSERITLGLRGCDAISFRTSRETEGMYCEYIEKKYGKPVMLSGPILPEPPSVGLDEKWAKWLDQFKPKSVIFCSFGSECFMKKDQYQELLLGFELTGMPFLVALKPPAGAETTQEALPEGFEERVSGRGVVEGGWVQQQLILGHPSVGCFLTHCGLGSMTESLVNDAQLVLLPYSGDQFVHARLMSGDLKIGLEVERREEDGWFTKESVSEAVKMVMDEDNKVGKEVRENRLKLKKVFQGERFESDYLDEFVVKLQALIRP, from the coding sequence ATGGATCAGATGGGTACCAAAAGCAAGTCCTCCTCCCCCTTTCACATAGCCATGTACCCATGGTTTGCCTTTGGCCATCTAGGccccttcatccaactctcaaaCAAACTAGCTGAGAGAGGCCACAAAATCTCCTTCTTCTTGCCCACCACTGCTCTTCCCAAGCTACAGTCCTTCAATCTCCACCCTAACCTCATTCAATTCTTCCCTCTTAAAGTCCCACATGTCGAAGGCTTACCGCCCGGCGCTGAGACCACCGCCGACGTCCCCTTCAATCTCCAACCCCTCATAATGACTGCCATGGACCTCACCGAACCTGAACTCAAATCTACCCTACATGACCTCAAGCCTGACATGATCTTCTTCGACTTCACTTATTGGGTTCCCTCTATGGCTTCTCAACTTGACATCAAATCTGTCCTCTACTGTTGCACAAGTGCAGCCACCATTGCCTACCTATTGGCTCCTGCAAGTAGTAAGCAAGATGATGGTGGTGAGTTATCATCGGAGGATCTCATGCATCCACCACCAGACTTCCCACCTTCTTCATCAATGAAGCTACATCTCCATGAAGCTCGTGTATTATCATTCATCACGTACCGAGAGTACGGTTGTGGAGTTTCCTTCTCAGAACGTATCACATTAGGCCTAAGGGGCTGTGATGCCATCAGCTTCAGAACATCAAGAGAGACAGAAGGTATGTACTGTGAATATATAGAGAAAAAGTATGGCAAGCCGGTTATGTTATCCGGTCCAATCCTACCCGAGCCACCTTCAGTTGGGTTGGATGAGAAGTGGGCCAAGTGGCTTGACCAGTTCAAACCCAAATCAGTGATTTTCTGCTCCTTTGGAAGTGAGTGCTTCATGAAGAAGGACCAGTACCAAGAGCTGTTGCTGGGTTTTGAACTTACAGGGATGCCGTTCTTGGTGGCACTGAAGCCACCTGCCGGGGCAGAGACAACACAGGAAGCGCTGCCAGAGGGTTTCGAGGAGAGGGTGAGTGGTAGAGGAGTGGTGGAGGGTGGATGGGTGCAGCAGCAATTGATACTGGGTCACCCTTCTGTTGGGTGCTTTTTGACCCATTGTGGTTTGGGTTCCATGACTGAGTCACTGGTGAATGATGCTCAGTTGGTGTTGTTGCCTTACTCCGGAGACCAGTTTGTGCACGCGAGGCTAATGAGCGGGGACTTGAAGATTGGCTTGGAGgtggaaaggagagaagaggatGGGTGGTTCACCAAGGAGAGTGTGAGTGAGGCTGTGAAGATGGTCATGGATGAAGATAACAAAGTAGGGAAGGAGGTTCGAGAGAACCGGTTGAAGCTAAAGAAGGTGTTTCAGGGAGAACGATTCGAGTCAGATTACCTGGACGAGTTTGTAGTGAAGTTGCAGGCTTTAATCCGACCTTGA